In Elaeis guineensis isolate ETL-2024a chromosome 1, EG11, whole genome shotgun sequence, a genomic segment contains:
- the LOC105039627 gene encoding DNA repair protein XRCC3 homolog isoform X1, which translates to MLDPHPTSFLSQRRLENGKDAMVPIKPESPLNLPTQKLSLGCPVLDRLVRGGLPVGSVTELAGESGTGKSQICLQLLLAALRPPSLGGLSAASLYIHSEFPFPLRRLRRLLTPFAPSSVVPTPLDHIFVRPAHSPDDLLSLLTAVDALLARPPSALPVRLLVVDSIAALFRSEFDNTPADLKRRSSLFFKIAAKLKEQARRFEAVVVVTNQVVDVVGGSESYGSSGNAIRVGNYGSLWSSGRRVCPALGLSWANCINTRIFLSRSDDIVRNERALVDEESDDRVHGTVVRTRRKMEMVFAPHLPEASCEFVIVSEGVFGVEAQSEKSETPSPTSQI; encoded by the exons ATGCTTGATCCTCACCCTACATCTTTTCTTTCCCAGCGCCGACTGGAGAACGGAAAGGACGCGATGGTTCCCATAAAGCCCGAGAGCCCGTTGAATCTTCCCACCCAGAAGCTCTCCCTAGGCTGCCCCGTCCTCGACCGCCTCGTTCGTGGCGGCCTCCCCGTCGGTTCCGTCACCGAGCTCGCTGGCGAGAGCGGCACCGGCAAGTCCCAGATCTGCCTCCAGCTCCTCCTCGCCGCCCTCCGTCCCCCCTCCCTAGGCGGCCTCTCCGCCGCCTCCCTCTACATCCACTCCGAGTTCCCCTTCCCCCTCCGTCGCCTCCGCCGCCTCCTAACACCCTTCGCCCCCTCCTCCGTCGTCCCCACACCCCTCGACCATATCTTCGTCCGCCCCGCCCACTCCCCCGACGACCTCCTCTCCCTCCTCACCGCCGTCGATGCCCTCCTCGCCCGGCCCCCTTCCGCCCTTCCCGTCCGCCTCCTCGTCGTCGACTCCATTGCCGCCCTCTTCCGCTCCGAGTTCGACAACACGCCGGCCGACCTCAAGCGCCGGTCCTCGCTCTTCTTCAAGATCGCCGCCAAGCTCAAGGAACAGGCGAGGCGGTTCGAGGCGGTGGTGGTCGTCACCAACCAGGTGGTCGACGTGGTGGGTGGCTCGGAGTCGTATGGGTCGAGCGGTAATGCCATCCGGGTGGGGAACTATGGGTCCTTGTGGTCGTCGGGGAGGCGGGTTTGCCCTGCGCTGGGACTCTCGTGGGCGAATTGCATCAACACCAGGATCTTCTTGTCGAGGAGCGACGACATTGTGAGGAATGAAAGGGCTTTGGTGGATGAGGaatcggacgatcgggtccacGGAACCGTGGTGAGGACGAGGAGGAAGATGGAGATGGTGTTCGCCCCTCATTTGCCGGAGGCTTCGTGCGAGTTCGTGATCGTCAGCGAAGGGGTCTTTGGAGTCGAGGCGCAGAG TGAGAAGTCAGAAACTCCATCACCTACCTCACAGATTTGA
- the LOC105039628 gene encoding histone H4, translating to MSGRGKGGKGLGKGGAKRHRKVLRDNIQGITKPAIRRLARRGGVKRISGLIYEETRGVLKVFLENVIRDAVTYTEHARRKTVTAMDVVYALKRQGRTLYGFGG from the coding sequence ATGTCGGGGCGAGGCAAGGGAGGCAAGGGATTGGGGAAGGGCGGGGCGAAGCGGCACCGCAAGGTCCTTCGCGATAACATTCAGGGCATCACGAAGCCCGCCATCCGCCGTCTAGCCCGCCGCGGCGGCGTCAAGCGCATCAGCGGCCTCATTTACGAGGAGACACGCGGCGTCCTTAAGGTTTTTCTTGAGAACGTCATCCGCGACGCCGTCACCTACACAGAGCACGCCCGCCGGAAGACGGTCACCGCCATGGACGTCGTCTACGCCCTCAAGCGCCAGGGCCGCACCCTCTACGGCTTCGGCggttaa
- the LOC105039627 gene encoding DNA repair protein XRCC3 homolog isoform X2 has product MLDPHPTSFLSQRRLENGKDAMVPIKPESPLNLPTQKLSLGCPVLDRLVRGGLPVGSVTELAGESGTGKSQICLQLLLAALRPPSLGGLSAASLYIHSEFPFPLRRLRRLLTPFAPSSVVPTPLDHIFVRPAHSPDDLLSLLTAVDALLARPPSALPVRLLVVDSIAALFRSEFDNTPADLKRRSSLFFKIAAKLKEQARRFEAVVVVTNQVVDVVGGSESYGSSGNAIRVGNYGSLWSSGRRVCPALGLSWANCINTRIFLSRSDDIVRNERALVDEESDDRVHGTVVRTRRKMEMVFAPHLPEASCEFVIVSEGVFGVEAQRA; this is encoded by the exons ATGCTTGATCCTCACCCTACATCTTTTCTTTCCCAGCGCCGACTGGAGAACGGAAAGGACGCGATGGTTCCCATAAAGCCCGAGAGCCCGTTGAATCTTCCCACCCAGAAGCTCTCCCTAGGCTGCCCCGTCCTCGACCGCCTCGTTCGTGGCGGCCTCCCCGTCGGTTCCGTCACCGAGCTCGCTGGCGAGAGCGGCACCGGCAAGTCCCAGATCTGCCTCCAGCTCCTCCTCGCCGCCCTCCGTCCCCCCTCCCTAGGCGGCCTCTCCGCCGCCTCCCTCTACATCCACTCCGAGTTCCCCTTCCCCCTCCGTCGCCTCCGCCGCCTCCTAACACCCTTCGCCCCCTCCTCCGTCGTCCCCACACCCCTCGACCATATCTTCGTCCGCCCCGCCCACTCCCCCGACGACCTCCTCTCCCTCCTCACCGCCGTCGATGCCCTCCTCGCCCGGCCCCCTTCCGCCCTTCCCGTCCGCCTCCTCGTCGTCGACTCCATTGCCGCCCTCTTCCGCTCCGAGTTCGACAACACGCCGGCCGACCTCAAGCGCCGGTCCTCGCTCTTCTTCAAGATCGCCGCCAAGCTCAAGGAACAGGCGAGGCGGTTCGAGGCGGTGGTGGTCGTCACCAACCAGGTGGTCGACGTGGTGGGTGGCTCGGAGTCGTATGGGTCGAGCGGTAATGCCATCCGGGTGGGGAACTATGGGTCCTTGTGGTCGTCGGGGAGGCGGGTTTGCCCTGCGCTGGGACTCTCGTGGGCGAATTGCATCAACACCAGGATCTTCTTGTCGAGGAGCGACGACATTGTGAGGAATGAAAGGGCTTTGGTGGATGAGGaatcggacgatcgggtccacGGAACCGTGGTGAGGACGAGGAGGAAGATGGAGATGGTGTTCGCCCCTCATTTGCCGGAGGCTTCGTGCGAGTTCGTGATCGTCAGCGAAGGGGTCTTTGGAGTCGAGGCGCAGAG GGCGTAA